From Roseburia hominis, the proteins below share one genomic window:
- a CDS encoding sugar ABC transporter substrate-binding protein translates to MKKRIVSALLATVLVFGMMTGCTGKKTDGSTKTGDELAVDVEKAEEGAKVNEDFSLNVNVNRASDYAMNELPLPITGIGRSVGTEVKAKDKYNIVVMTRNSTNPYMIGMWDGGAQAGKDLDITVQTLAPATQDSIEEQVSIMESLIEQGVDAFVIHPSDSKGIQPAVDLANEKGIPVVAIGTAPEKGAFMRTGVDYYATGYLVTKELCEAAGGKGKAIILEGPAGVQNMEERKQGIEDALAEYPDIEIIASQTANCKRAEGMQVMENLLQGEGVADELTIVASCNDEMAIGAIQALKAMNIDGVYVGGADASKDAAQAVKDGDLYCTYNTDPYGSTYLAVIYLVQYLNDGTLPEEYFIPFPAERHNPLITSENIDGYMSDEAWYD, encoded by the coding sequence ATGAAAAAGAGAATCGTATCTGCATTATTGGCAACGGTATTGGTCTTTGGGATGATGACCGGATGTACAGGTAAGAAAACAGATGGCAGCACCAAGACCGGGGATGAATTAGCTGTCGATGTAGAGAAAGCAGAAGAAGGCGCAAAAGTGAACGAAGACTTCAGCCTCAATGTAAATGTCAACCGTGCGAGTGATTATGCGATGAATGAACTGCCACTGCCGATTACCGGTATTGGAAGGTCTGTTGGGACAGAAGTCAAGGCAAAGGACAAATATAATATTGTAGTCATGACCCGAAATTCTACGAACCCCTATATGATCGGTATGTGGGATGGCGGAGCACAGGCAGGAAAAGACCTTGATATCACGGTGCAGACACTGGCGCCTGCAACACAGGATTCTATTGAAGAGCAGGTTTCTATTATGGAGTCCCTGATTGAGCAGGGAGTGGATGCATTTGTAATTCATCCTTCTGATTCAAAGGGAATTCAGCCGGCTGTTGATCTGGCGAATGAAAAGGGAATTCCGGTAGTGGCAATCGGAACAGCACCGGAAAAGGGCGCTTTTATGAGAACCGGCGTTGATTATTATGCGACAGGTTATCTGGTAACAAAAGAACTCTGTGAGGCTGCTGGTGGTAAAGGAAAAGCAATCATTCTGGAAGGCCCTGCAGGTGTTCAGAATATGGAAGAAAGAAAACAGGGAATAGAGGATGCACTGGCAGAGTATCCGGATATTGAGATTATTGCTTCACAAACTGCGAACTGTAAACGTGCGGAAGGAATGCAGGTCATGGAGAATCTGCTTCAGGGAGAAGGCGTGGCGGATGAATTGACAATCGTTGCAAGCTGTAATGATGAGATGGCGATTGGAGCGATCCAGGCACTAAAAGCCATGAATATAGACGGCGTTTATGTGGGTGGCGCAGATGCATCCAAGGATGCGGCTCAGGCAGTTAAGGATGGAGATCTTTATTGTACGTATAATACAGACCCGTATGGTTCCACTTATTTGGCGGTGATCTATTTGGTTCAGTATCTGAATGACGGAACACTTCCGGAAGAATATTTTATTCCGTTTCCGGCGGAAAGACACAATCCACTCATTACATCTGAAAATATTGACGGATATATGAGCGATGAAGCCTGGTACGATTAA
- a CDS encoding MBL fold metallo-hydrolase: MKITVLLENTSMYSKYLNSEHGFSAWIEDEDVKILLDTGFSDKFIQNAEALGIDLRLADYVILSHGHWDHTGGLKHLIKYYKDKAMAKKPILLYTSDDIFLKRYEFNWNTPVGMDVSKEVLEQYFDVRVTPEPLWLTKNLVYLGLTERTNDFEHVHPQTSQQLRDGVWCDDCVDEDTELAYLHKNKQEVSIVATCAHYGICNIMEYAKKVTGATQVNTYLGGSHLRIDEVPQSQVDKTCEYVSKANLKSFYICHDTDLHCKRALWNATPEAAKETGTGHVLELE; the protein is encoded by the coding sequence ATGAAAATTACAGTTCTTCTCGAAAACACAAGTATGTACAGCAAATATTTAAATTCCGAGCATGGCTTTTCAGCATGGATCGAAGATGAGGATGTCAAGATTCTTCTGGATACAGGATTTTCAGATAAGTTTATTCAAAATGCAGAAGCCCTTGGCATCGATCTTCGCCTTGCCGATTATGTCATTCTCTCCCATGGTCACTGGGACCACACCGGCGGCTTAAAACATCTTATTAAATATTACAAGGATAAGGCCATGGCAAAGAAGCCTATTCTTTTGTACACCAGCGATGATATCTTTTTAAAGAGATATGAGTTCAATTGGAACACTCCGGTCGGAATGGACGTCAGCAAAGAGGTGCTGGAGCAATACTTTGATGTCAGAGTAACTCCGGAGCCATTGTGGCTGACAAAGAATCTTGTGTATCTTGGCCTGACGGAAAGGACCAATGATTTTGAGCATGTTCATCCGCAGACTTCCCAGCAGCTTCGGGACGGCGTATGGTGCGATGACTGTGTTGACGAGGATACCGAACTTGCATATCTCCACAAAAACAAACAGGAGGTCAGCATCGTTGCAACCTGTGCACACTATGGAATATGTAACATTATGGAATATGCCAAAAAAGTGACCGGGGCAACACAGGTTAATACCTACCTGGGCGGTTCACACCTTCGTATTGATGAGGTTCCTCAGTCACAGGTTGACAAGACTTGCGAGTATGTGTCAAAGGCTAACCTTAAAAGCTTTTATATCTGTCATGATACAGATCTTCATTGCAAACGTGCTCTTTGGAACGCAACTCCGGAGGCAGCAAAAGAAACCGGAACAGGCCATGTGTTAGAATTGGAATAA